In Mastigocladopsis repens PCC 10914, a single window of DNA contains:
- a CDS encoding transposase: MILIDSQAVKNTCNASVESKGFCFYKATNGIKRHLAVDILGFPFFTHCTTANVSDDQGLIEMLSQNIDYFQSKPLELPKTTILVDHGYHPEKIIPALEQIYPQIMTKIQFELSAKPSKAEKQAKGQSGFVPVAARWVIERSNAWVERCKSLVKNFDRTLARANAKLKLCFIRLMLKRLAAS; this comes from the coding sequence CTGATCCTGATTGATTCACAAGCGGTCAAAAATACTTGTAATGCCAGTGTTGAGTCGAAAGGGTTTTGTTTTTACAAAGCAACCAACGGGATTAAAAGACATCTAGCAGTGGATATATTGGGTTTCCCTTTCTTCACTCACTGCACCACCGCCAACGTATCTGATGACCAGGGGTTGATTGAAATGCTCTCACAAAATATCGATTATTTCCAATCTAAACCACTGGAATTGCCCAAAACAACTATCTTGGTAGATCATGGCTATCATCCTGAAAAAATTATCCCGGCCTTAGAGCAAATTTATCCCCAGATCATGACCAAAATCCAATTTGAACTCTCTGCCAAGCCATCAAAAGCTGAAAAGCAAGCCAAAGGACAATCCGGATTTGTTCCGGTGGCTGCTAGATGGGTGATAGAGAGATCCAATGCTTGGGTAGAGCGATGTAAAAGTTTAGTCAAAAACTTTGACCGCACACTCGCTCGTGCCAATGCCAAGCTCAAACTTTGTTTTATCCGATTGATGCTCAAACGATTAGCTGCTAGCTAG
- a CDS encoding transposase, which produces MGYSSDVTDLEWEIXEPLLPTKKKTRPPVWTKRQILNGIFYQLKNGCNWADLPRDLPPYSTVFWHYKQWCEDGILDSIMANLHQGVREQVKKNHTGQP; this is translated from the coding sequence ATGGGATATTCAAGCGACGTGACAGACTTGGAATGGGAAATTATNGAGCCGTTATTGCCGACCAAGAAGAAAACAAGACCTCCTGTGTGGACAAAGAGGCAAATATTGAACGGGATATTTTATCAACTTAAGAATGGTTGCAACTGGGCAGACTTACCCAGAGATTTGCCGCCCTATTCTACTGTGTTCTGGCATTACAAGCAGTGGTGTGAAGATGGCATCCTGGACTCAATTATGGCTAATTTACATCAGGGAGTGCGTGAACAAGTAAAAAAAAACCACACTGGACAACCCTGA